The Planctomycetaceae bacterium genomic interval GGAAGTCGCTGACCTGGTGCGTCATCCGCAGGTCTGCCGCCTGGTCACCGACATCGCTGGCGACGGAGCGTTCATGGTTCGAGCGACGCTGTTCGACAAGACGCCGGGCGCGAACTGGGGAGTCTTCTGGCATCAGGACCTGTCGATCGCGGTTGCATCGCGTCACGACGTCGCCGGCTTCACGTCATGGACTCGCAAGGCCGGAGTGGACTGCACTCAACCGCCAGTCGCGATCATGGAACAGTTGCTCGCGGTGCGGCTGCATCTCGACGACTGCACGGCGCGCAATGGCGCGTTGAGGGTTCTTCCGGGAACGCATCTGCTGCAGCGGCTGTCGCAGGGACAGTCGGATGCCGAACAGGCCGCGCGAACGGAAATCGTCTGCGAAGTCCCGGCCGGCGGTGCCGTGTTGATGAGACCTCTGCTGCTGCACGCTTCTTCGCCGATGGAGGTGCCCGCGAGTCGCCGTGTGATTCACTTCGAATTCGCCGCCTG includes:
- a CDS encoding phytanoyl-CoA dioxygenase family protein, which gives rise to MASVSQASSVGSQVRSHGFAVVDSVLDAGTVAYFGRLVDDARSKSRSAEAVTNSSGTYGLRNLTDVIPEVADLVRHPQVCRLVTDIAGDGAFMVRATLFDKTPGANWGVFWHQDLSIAVASRHDVAGFTSWTRKAGVDCTQPPVAIMEQLLAVRLHLDDCTARNGALRVLPGTHLLQRLSQGQSDAEQAARTEIVCEVPAGGAVLMRPLLLHASSPMEVPASRRVIHFEFAA